GGTCGCGACTAAAATATAATGAGatttaacctgcaatttgagatGGAGACGGTGAAATCGCATTGCAAAGGGGAGTACAGATGCACGAGCGAGGAGCTGGTTGAATGCGTTGACTTGAAACTGACCCTTGCAGGGATGCTGGGAAACAGCAGTGGCAAGAATTTCTGGGAATTATTCAGAGGGTGCAGGATCTTTCAATTGCAAAGAGGAAGAACGTTTCTAGGGGGAGAATGATGCGACATTAGCCtgcaagggaagtcaaggacagtataacagtgaaagagaaggcatataacattacAAAGATTAACGGCAAGCCAGAGGACTGGGAAGCTGTTAAAGGTCAACATAAGGTAACTAAAAAAGCAAtacgggagaaaagatgaaataagaTAGCTAGTAATAtcaaagaggatagcaagagttaaggtagctaataatataaaagagggtgGTAAGAGTTTCttccattgttcccgatgttagggaagtccaggacaaggggtcacagcttaaggataagggggaaatcctttaaaaccgagatgagaagaactttttttcacacagagagtggtgaatctctggaactctctgcgacagagggtagttgaggcctgttcattggctatatttaagagggagttagatgtggcccttgtggctaagggggtcagagggtatggagagaaggcaggtacgggatactgagttggatgatcagccatgatcatattgaatggcggtgcaggctcgaagggccgaatggcctacccctgcacctaatttctatgtttctatgtttctatgtttccattataTAAAGTGCAAGAAATAGGTAGGAGTGTACGTTGGGCCGCTGGAAAATAATGCAGGACAAGGGTATAAAGAATTGGCAGACGAGTTTTGCGTCAGTCTTCACTGTGGAATGCGCCATCAACGTGCCATAAATTTAGGAGCATCAGGGGCTGGGAGTTAGTGGAGtcgctattactaaggagaaggtgattGGAAAGCTGAAAGGGTTGAAGGAGGATGTCACCTGGATCAGTGAAACTCCACCTCTTTTCTGAATAGATAAAACGCAGGCGGCACAAGCCAAGGTTCAAAAGCAGATTCTCGAAAGCGGAGAATGACGTCTGCAGGAAGTGATTGTCCGCTCAGACACTGAAGGGAAGTGTCTAGAagggtctgagtctgaagaagggtttcggcccgaaacgttacctatctccttcgctccatagatgctgctgcacccgctgagtttctccagcatttttgtgtaccttcgattttcctgcatctgcagttccttcttgaacactgaagaGAAGTGTCTGGTTCGGAGATCATGGTATGTACTGATCAGGTTTGTGCATCCGAGTGTGTTCAATAAACAACCCAGCGCAACTTTGATTCATTGCACAGCCGCCTTCCGATGTGGCAGTGAAAGGAACAGGGTGCAGTGTTATTAGTTACTTGACCACGACGGTCACCaagctctccatctctctctccctctctctctctctgcagaaaCACCTACTGTGCATCGCTCTGCTGCTTCACGCTGCTCAGCCGTTGGAATCCGCCTGCTTATTTACGCCACAGCAAACCAGCGGTAATCTATCGACATGAATCTCACTCTCAGATCCGGCAGTGAGACTCGGCCGACAACACGGACTGAGCGGGACATCACTAAAGCTCGTCACACTTTGTTCCGCGGTCGGGTAGGAGTCTGAGAGTAGTGGAGGTTGATGCCCCGACTAAGCCTCAGTTGAGGGTGCGCTCCTCTGCTCCACTTCAGCTGAGGCACTGAACCTTGTccacaggtggacaaaaatgctggacaaaatcagcgggtgcagctgcatctgtggagcgaaggaaataggcaacctttcgggccaaaacccttcttcagactgatgggggggaggggggggggtgaataaaggaaaaatgaggaggaggagaaggagcccgtgggctgaggaaggggaggagacagcaggggctaacaaaattgggagaattcaatgttcatgcccccaggatgcagactccccaagcggaatatgcggTGGATTGAATGATCTCATCAGAATGAAGTACCGCCGCCCTTTTACAATGACCAATATTTGTCCCTCAAGAGCTGTTAATGGACCTAGTCATCAGAAGCCAATCACTGGGCTGTGTGGGATCATGCCGTGCACCCAATGGTGGCCACAGTTCCCGACAACAACGGCGACACCTCACCGGCCCTTCATTGGCCGCGACACGGGTTTTGCCCGAAAATGGTGAAAGTGCCCCCATTTTTTACTGGTCCCAGCACCCACAGATTGGGGATCACAGTGGGTCAGGGGTTCACACTGCAGTCAAGGGGCAACTGTGAAACCTACACAATTATGGAgtgacagacgcaaaatgctggggtaactcgtcggttcaggcagcatttctggagaaaaggaataggtgacgtttcgggtccagacatttcttcagaccgcACCCgcggacccgcagagttactccagcattttgtgggggggggggggggggtagatcagAGGAGGACTCGTGTCTATCAACCTTGGCCAGGCCATTTGCTCCACACTAGCAGACTGCCCGCATCTTCCCCGAGTTTATGTTGGCGCCAGTTTGTCCTTTGAAAAAGAACACCTAGTGTCCACTGACATCCGGGAGGCGATCCAGGGCGGCTGGCCGCCGCGAGGGTCTGACTGTCTCTTGAATCGGAACGTGGTGATTTGATATTTGTTTGCGATCATTGACAGTCCAATATTATGGCGGTGGGTGTTTTGATATAGTTCCATGCATAAATAATTCTGTAAATAGCTGAATACAttgaattttattgaaacatacatgGATTGAGTTCTGGACATCAATTCCCCAGTTGGGCCTCCGAGATGAGTAACACGGCGTTGGGTAGGGTGCTGATGTCGGAACCCGGCTGAAACGGTACCGTGCAGCCAAGTGCCAAGTCCGGGTCAGTGCCCACGCTCTTCCCAATGGTCTGAATGGCTCATTTCCAGGGAGAGTTAGTATTGAGGCAACACCACGGCCCGGGGGTAACTCCACTCCCTGACGGGATAATGACCTCCCGCTGTGTTTGTCACCAACAGAGAGGGGCGTCTGCTTCGACACACACGACGGGACATACCATGAAGTCGGGGAATATTGGAATAGCTCCAACTGTTGGGTGTGCGTGTGTTCGCTCATTGGTTATATTTGTTGTGACCGTTAAGTAAtcatccccccaccccaacccccaccccacccccacccccccccccacccccacccccacccccacgtaGCTCACAGGATGTGATCCCGATCACGGAACTGGCTGAAGGGGGAGTCGGAGAGGGAgttggtggggtggaaggggggggggggggggagggggacagatgTGATCGCAACACGCTCAGGGTTGGATCTAAGAGTTTGAATTAGATATTAGATCTCCATCTGCAcgctcagaggggggggggggcaggggggcgggGGTcgatgggggaagggagggagggagagagacatacAGAGAGAGTGAGCGACAtccagagagggaggagagggagagtgttgCACAAGCCGTGGTGCGTAATAAacatttgagtcggttcacggactcacGCCGCCTGTAACATCTGCGGCGAgtaagagaccgtgttccacgtgtgTATGGAGAGTgagaggttgctgcccctgtccgaatatctgaaggggctgggCCTCAAGGTTTGGTTGCATTTCAGTCCCACGATCTTGGTGTTTGGGCAcggggcagggagtggggagggccaaTCGGGAAGGTGGGATCTCCCtgttggtttgctcctgggcctggccaagatgcccattcGCGGATCCAGGCAGCGGGAggtcgatggtcacaccagagtcgcctgcctgcccctcttccgggctTACCTCTgtgctcgcgtgtccctggagacaCGCGGTGTCCACATGGACTCTGGAGgacttccgtgaacgctggtcgctgCGGTGCGTCGAGTGCATTGTAATAACGTTGTATTATAATGACTGATTACTGTATAGTGACCATTGAACGTTTCTTTACTTTTGGTACAGTGTAATGAGCAATTGTTGTATAAAGTCCTTGGAACGGAAAaaaagagtgggggagagagagagtgggggggagagagtgggagagagacagggagtggGAGagcgggggtgggagagaggcggtttgggagagagagaaatggttggagagagggagtgggaggaagagagggagtgggggagagggggagggaaagagagggagaggaagagagaaagagagagagagagaaagagagagagagagaggggggggggggggggagggagggagagggggagggagagggagggagggggggaaggagaaaagagagagagggggggagggaaggagaggaagagagaaagagaaagaaagaaaaagggagagaaaaaagggagaaagtagggaaaagagagggagatcACAACGTGATCAGGGTTGGATGCGCCGGTTGGGCCTAGATATTTCTCTCCCCCAGCGCGCACGGGTCGAGTTTTTATCTTTGATTCCCTAATCTGTCCCTTAGGTATTTCATGCCAAAAGGTTACCCAAAAGATTGCATGTTAACTTACTCATCATTGTGCGTTAAGCTTCAAAAAGAAGGACAACCCAACTATCGACTGTCTATTGGATGCCGTTGTTGGGAAATGAGCTTCCAATGTGAAGACATACATCAACGAGCCTTGACTCTTGCATGTAGTGTAATGTCGTGACTCTTGCATCCCAATAAACAAATACCAAACCTATACTGCCGTCGTCTTGTGGCTCATCCTTCAATACGAAAGCGGTGTGAGATCGAGGAGGCTCTGGGAGGTGACAGGCACGTTTGGGAACATGAGTGTTTCAGAAAATTTAAATTGAGGTTTAAGCAATTATAAAAAGCACTCAAGACCCAAAGAGTCTTTCCAAGTGAGGCagatcacttgcacctcctccaacctcatctatcggatccgctgttccaggtgtcaactgctctacatcggtgagaccaagcgcaggcttggcgattgcttcgcccaacacctccactcagttcgcaaaaaCTAACCTGATTCCCCaggtgtctcagcacttcaactcccattccgaatccgacctttctgtcctgggcctcctccatgaccagagtgagtcccaccgcaaattggaggaacagcatatttcgcttgggtagtttacacctcagcagtatgaacattgacttctgcaATTTCAGGTaggccttgctttctccttccttccccttcccagcgctCCCACACCCTactgcctcctcctcttcctttcgccccccaccccctacgtgttacatcctcacaaaattccagatgattagtcaagcatgatttccccttcataatgtccatgctggctttgaccgatccaatcactgctttccaaatgatctGCTGTTACatatttaataatcgactcaagcatcttcccccacTCCCGGTGTAAGACCAACTAGTCTATAACTcgtcgttttctctctccctcctttcttgaaaagtggggttacattagctacccaccagtccacaggaacggatccagtctgtggaacattggaaaatgatcaccaatgctccCTCGATTTCAAGGGTCACCTCATTGAGCACTCTGGCATGcagggcctggggatttatctgccttcagatcTAACAGTCTACCTAACACCatctcctgactaatgtggattctcttcagttcctcccttccACTAGAGCCCCGGTCCCCGAGTATTTCTTGTAGATTGTGACttgcttagtgaagacagaaccaaagtacttgtttaacaggtttgccatttccttgtttcccattataaattcacctgtttgcggctgtaagggatctacatttggcttcacttatcttttcttcttcacatatctaaagaagcttttacagtcagtttttaccCCGCAAGCTTCCTTTCATGCTCTATTCCCCCTCTACATTAacccctctgtctgtctctgttgaactctaaatttctcccagtcccccgGTTTGCTGCTTCATCTGACCAATTTatgtgcctcttccttggatttaacactaaccctaatttccctcgttagccacggttgagccgccctccccgttttatttttacgCCAGACAGGAATGAACTATTGCTGTTATTTGTCTatgcgatctttaaatctttgccattgcatctccaccattaACCCTTTAAGTATTATTTGCCCGTCTATTCTAGCCAATTCCCGTATCATACCATCCCTTTAAGTTAGTGCCGTTGTTAACCGTGTCACACTACATCTTCCTGTAGAATTCCACCAGATCCTGTCTGTgtgagtttgcgcgttctccctaaGACTGCGTGCGTTTTTTTTAATGGATGCTCagctttcctcctacatcccagagATTTGCGGGTCAGGAGGTTTAACTGACTTCTGTAAGCTGCCCCGAATGTACACGCGGAGAGTAAGTTCTAGGTTGAGTGGATGGAAATGTTGGAATGATAAAAGAGGATTAATGGATGGGTGGCGTTGACATGGGCGAtatcttctctccttctctttgttgaaaaatcctgacctcggctactGTATTGTGGAGGTTGGACAGCTCCCCCCTCCACAGCGTGAGTTTGCaagggcctgtagattagtgaTGAATTTGCAGGTGAGTGGAGGGAACTGGCGGTAAAGTTAGGGGGGGGtttacaaaggacacaaagtactggggtaacCTAGCGAGTCAGGCAtgatctcgggagaacatgaatAAATCGGTTGTAATCGGTAGGTTCGGCGTGGCAGCGGCCGGAGATACTATCACTCAAAAGAAGGTTCAGCTGTCGATCGCAGAGCTTGTGCGCTGAACGGATGAGGATTatttagtgtatcgtgagtctaccgtgggaacactTTTAGACAATTTCTCAGACGCTCAATTTCCCAAATGCTCCCAGTCTCCTCATGTTCACCCCCATTCCTTATTAAAATGACGACAGAATATGTTTGGTATATGTTTATTGTGATGCAGACATTACATGCAAGATGCAACGCTTCTGTTTCCCATTGAGGAAATGTCTCCACATTGGAAGGGAGTGGCCGGCTTATTGCAGCTCATCTCCCAACAGCTTCAAGCACTGGACACTCGACAGACGGGTCGGAATCCAAGCGGACTCGAAACTCACAAGCCTTACGATCGAAATATACGGTACAATCACTTTCGAAACTAGTTGGCGTGGAATACCTGGGGAACATATCAGAGATTCAATGATAAACAATTCGAGATGTCAAAATCACAGAACGGATGCTCCCAAAAGGatgcgtccccccccccccccccccccagctttttctctgcagctatcaggctattaaacacaacgaccTTTAGATGAGCTCCAGACTACATAGACCTGGGGGTATTGACTGTCTTTTCGCTATTATTGTCTGTATGTATACCTTAGTAATCGGTTATGGTGGACAATCGTCAATAACGGACACTGCCTCATGATCaattggtatatatatatatgtgtgtgtgtttgtctgtgggtgtgtgtgcgtgcgtgtctgtgtgtgtgtgtgtgtgtgtgtgtgtgtgtgtgtgtgtgtgtgcgtgcgtgtgtgtgtgtgtgtgtgtgtgggtgtgtgtgtgtgtgtgtatgtgtgtttgtctgtgtgtgtgtgtgtatttgggtgtatgtgtgtgtttgtgtgttggtgtgtgtgtgtgtgtgtgtgtggtgtttggtgTTTGTCTgtgtaatatatatttatatataaataaagatatatgtatatgtgtgtgtgtgtgtttggctgtgtatatatatttatatatatgtttatatataataatttatatatataaataaatatatatgtatatgtattatgtatgtgcgtgtgtgcgtgtgtttgtgtgtgtgtgtgtttttgtgtgtgtgtgtgtgtgtgtgtgtgtgtgtgtgtgtgtgtgggtgggtgtgtgtgtgtgtgtgtgtgcgtgtgtgtgtgtgtgtgtacacaataATTCGGAaaaaggcgcaaaatgctggagtaactcagcggctcatacGGCAACTCTTGTGCATCATACATAAGTAAGTATGGATTTCATTTTTCTATCAGGGAGATATGACACCACGAAACTCTTgaaccagaagggtctcgacccgaaacaacacccattccttctctccagagatgctgcctgtcccgctgagttactccagcattgtgtgtctcccttcgatataaaccagcatctgcagttgtttcctacacaaGACATTCTTGGCTCTTGACCCTCTTGTCTACGCGACTTTCCAAATTAGTCCCAGTCGATGACCCGGAATGGGAGCGGCCGGAGGTGCAGTCACTCTGAGGTAGGGTCCAAACCCGAATAGTCgtttacccatgttctccagagatgcggcctgtcccattgagttactccaacccatGCGGTTTTTTTATAAACGAGCATCTGCTGTTCGATGTGTCTGCATGTTAGACTTAAATGGGTTAGGGTGGGATTCGAGTAAAATGGGtagttgatggtcggcatgggctcggtggattGAAGGGCATGTGTCCTTGCCGTGTGCCTCTATGGCTGGCTTCGACAGTACATTATTGTCCCCCATGCAGTTCCTCCTTTCCTTCCTCCACCAAGACTCCTCCACCGATCCCAACCTTAAACCAGCTTCAGGCCCGAGCCTGTGTATCGGGTTTAGCACCGAGATGGGGAGAGTCGGCGCTCGGGCCGTTCCATCGACAGTGCCCATCAAGTCCTAATCCATCGCCAACCGCACACTGCTCACTGACTGACATCGCCAATACCCACCCTAGTCCCACGGTGCCATTTCAACGGCTGGGGTCAGATACTGAACTTTCGATAGAGGAAGATTACTTACAGCTCACAGCATTCATAACCATCAACCGAACACTCGCAGTTCAGACAGTTGGaatttttccaactttctccgatGTGATGAATCGTCCCATCGAATTTATCAATGCACCTATTGCGCACCCGGGGTTTGCCTCTGGCTGTTGGTGATAAACACAGCGGGTGGTCAGTGTCCCATCAGGGAGTGGAGTGACCCGAGGACATGGGAGGGAGAGTGTCTCGTGTGTTCGAATGGAATGAGGCGGTCCAACGTTTGGGAAGAGCCAGTATCCAGCTGGTCATACGGTACCGTTGAACCCGGGTTCAGTCTGCAGCACCCCGActtagcacccccccccccccccccccctgtcaatccCCCGCGGGCCCAGCGCTCCTGGAACGCCACATGGTGCCAGTGGCCATTGCGTGATCTTTTTCAAGGGACAGCCGGGCGCCGTCGTAACCCCGGAAAGGGGACAGGCAGTCGGCTCGGGTGGAGCCCTCGTCTGCCTGGCGCCGGGACCTACTAATGGCTACCTGGCGCGGCACAGCAGCgcaacggtagaattgctgccttacagcaccagagacccgggatcaacccGGATTACGGCTGCTGTGTttaaggagtttgcacattctccctgtgaccgcgtgggttttcctccgggcgctccggtttcctcccacattacatgGACCCGcaatgtaaattttccctcgtGTCTCGGGGTAGAACTCGTCTACTCGATTGTTGGTCCACGCGGTGTCGGTGGGCCGAACTGCCAGATCTCAGAGAGATTCACATCGATAGATTACCTCTTGTGATCTGTCGCTGAAAGAAGCAGGCGGATTCCGACAGCTGAGCAGCGAGAAGCAGCAGAGCGATGCACAGAACGAGTTTCTGcggaggcagggagggagggaaataAGGAGCTTGATGTTTGACGTGGTTAAGTCACTAAGACTGCATCATGGCCCTGTCACTATCACCGCGGAAGGCGGCTGTACAGCGATCACCCAGCAACAGCCAGAAGCGCAAAGCTGATCTGTACATACCACGATCTCCCAACCAGGCTGCTTCTCcccggttacacaaaaaagctggagaaactcagcgggtgcagcagcatctatggagcgaaggaaatatgcaacgtttcgggccgaaacccttcttcagactgatcgggggcgggggtgggtggggacaagaagaaagggaaaaggaggagtagcccgaaggctgggggatgggaggagacagcaggggggctgaggaaggggaggaggcagcaaggactaacaaaattgggagaattcgatgttcatgcccccggggtgcagactccccaaacggaatatggggtgctgttcctccaatttccggtgctgctcgctgtggccatggaggagacgcaggacag
Above is a window of Leucoraja erinacea ecotype New England chromosome 35, Leri_hhj_1, whole genome shotgun sequence DNA encoding:
- the LOC129713275 gene encoding beta-microseminoprotein-like, translating into LNHVKHQAPYFPPSLPPQKLVLCIALLLLAAQLSESACFFQRQITRARGKPRVRNRCIDKFDGTIHHIGESWKNSNCLNCECSVDGYECCELYSTPTSFESDCTVYFDRKACEFRVRLDSDPSVECPVLEAVGR